A DNA window from Mucilaginibacter xinganensis contains the following coding sequences:
- a CDS encoding nucleoside permease translates to MNVKFRLILMNFMQFFVWGAWLITIGAYWFQNKHWSGAQFGAIFSTMGISAIFMPALTGIIADRYINAEKLYGVMHIFGALTLFSLPLVTNPTTFFWVILLNMVFYMPTLSLSITVAYSALKRNNIDVVKEYPPIRIWGTIGFIAALWTVSITHNETSANQFYIASAIALALGIYSFSLPKCPPLFVKTGNKSLVNSLGLNAFALFKTPRFAIFFAFSLLLGAALQLTNAYGDTFIHDFKNVAEYKGSIAVKYPAIIMSISQISETLFILAIPFFLRKFGIKYVMLFSMLAWVLRFGLFAFGDPASGLWMIVLSCIVYGMAFDFFNISGSLFVETQVPPEIRGSAQGLFMMMVNGFGALFGSFTSGVIIDKFFTHADQSKNWQGIWLTFAAYALVIAIIFPFVFRYKHNAALKHAIEHA, encoded by the coding sequence ATGAATGTTAAGTTTCGCTTAATACTGATGAATTTTATGCAATTTTTCGTATGGGGTGCCTGGCTGATCACCATTGGTGCGTACTGGTTTCAAAATAAACACTGGTCGGGTGCGCAATTCGGAGCCATTTTTTCTACCATGGGGATCTCAGCGATCTTTATGCCTGCTCTTACCGGGATTATTGCAGACCGGTATATTAATGCAGAAAAGCTATATGGCGTTATGCATATTTTCGGTGCATTAACGCTATTTAGCCTGCCACTGGTAACTAATCCCACAACGTTTTTTTGGGTAATTTTATTAAATATGGTGTTTTATATGCCTACTTTATCCCTTTCAATAACCGTTGCATATTCAGCTTTAAAACGAAACAATATTGATGTAGTTAAAGAGTACCCTCCTATCCGCATCTGGGGTACTATTGGATTCATCGCGGCATTATGGACGGTAAGCATTACGCATAACGAGACATCTGCAAACCAGTTTTATATTGCCTCTGCAATAGCGCTGGCGTTGGGCATTTATTCGTTCTCACTGCCTAAATGCCCGCCTCTTTTTGTTAAAACGGGTAATAAATCGCTCGTAAACTCATTGGGATTAAACGCCTTTGCATTATTTAAAACACCAAGGTTTGCTATTTTTTTTGCATTTTCCCTTCTTTTAGGAGCAGCATTGCAACTCACGAATGCTTACGGTGATACATTTATCCACGACTTTAAAAATGTGGCAGAATATAAAGGTTCCATCGCAGTAAAGTATCCGGCAATCATCATGTCCATATCTCAGATTTCTGAGACGCTGTTCATTTTAGCCATTCCCTTCTTTCTTCGTAAATTTGGAATTAAGTACGTGATGCTTTTCAGTATGCTGGCATGGGTATTACGTTTTGGCCTTTTTGCTTTTGGCGATCCTGCCAGCGGGTTATGGATGATAGTGCTGTCATGCATTGTGTACGGTATGGCGTTTGATTTCTTTAATATATCAGGTTCATTATTTGTTGAAACCCAGGTACCACCGGAAATACGTGGAAGCGCGCAAGGTTTATTCATGATGATGGTAAATGGTTTTGGTGCCTTATTTGGAAGCTTTACCAGCGGGGTAATAATCGACAAGTTTTTTACCCATGCAGATCAAAGTAAAAACTGGCAGGGCATCTGGCTTACTTTTGCAGCGTATGCGCTGGTAATTGCTATTATTTTTCCATTTGTATTCAGGTATAAACATAACGCGGCGCTTAAACACGCTATTGAACACGCCTAA
- a CDS encoding DUF3667 domain-containing protein: MKKHYRKENNCLNCGTLLEGKFCHNCGQENLELKESFGHMMNHAVSDYFHFDHQFFHTLKPLLFKPGFLTNEYMAGRRAQYLHPVKMYIFISVVYFLMLFKSGHEIVKVNETPNKPVTSSKLVDSVNKAILNNHNLSAAQKKVLLSKIKKDGVKKTPTSDEKVVKGYRSGLLVFTEDSTYAQYIANQQKLPEAKRDGFIDRLINKRGFDYKVKYGTRSKEVFFDELKHNVPKMMFLMLPLFALILKITFWRNKKFYVEHLIYSFHLHCFLFIFLSLIILLQLILPEQQTIQGLIGGFAFFYIVWYIYRSLRVVYNRSVFRTITKFIGMYFMYVVVLMFCFSLILVATALTLA; encoded by the coding sequence ATGAAAAAACACTACCGTAAGGAAAATAACTGTCTTAACTGCGGTACTTTATTAGAAGGGAAGTTTTGCCATAATTGCGGTCAGGAAAACCTGGAACTGAAGGAAAGCTTCGGCCACATGATGAATCATGCCGTAAGTGATTACTTCCACTTCGATCACCAGTTTTTTCATACGCTAAAGCCGCTTCTGTTTAAACCTGGATTTCTCACAAACGAGTATATGGCAGGCAGGCGCGCGCAATACCTGCACCCGGTGAAGATGTATATCTTTATAAGTGTCGTTTACTTCCTGATGCTGTTTAAATCCGGACACGAGATCGTGAAGGTTAATGAAACACCAAATAAACCGGTAACATCATCAAAGCTGGTTGACTCCGTCAATAAAGCCATTCTTAACAACCATAACCTGAGTGCCGCCCAGAAAAAGGTATTATTATCTAAGATCAAAAAAGATGGTGTAAAAAAAACGCCTACATCTGATGAGAAAGTTGTTAAAGGATACCGTTCAGGCTTACTGGTATTTACTGAGGATAGCACCTATGCTCAATACATCGCAAATCAACAAAAACTACCGGAAGCCAAACGGGATGGTTTTATTGACAGGCTGATCAATAAAAGAGGCTTTGATTATAAAGTTAAATACGGAACCAGATCAAAAGAAGTGTTTTTTGATGAGCTGAAACATAATGTTCCTAAAATGATGTTCCTGATGCTCCCCCTGTTTGCCTTGATATTAAAAATTACATTTTGGCGCAATAAAAAATTTTATGTTGAACACCTCATCTATTCATTTCATTTGCATTGCTTCCTGTTTATATTCCTTTCTTTAATCATACTGCTGCAATTGATACTTCCTGAACAGCAAACAATACAGGGTTTGATTGGCGGTTTTGCCTTCTTTTATATTGTATGGTATATTTACCGGTCGTTAAGAGTTGTTTATAACCGAAGTGTATTCAGAACCATAACAAAGTTTATAGGGATGTATTTTATGTACGTGGTTGTGCTGATGTTTTGCTTCTCCCTGATACTGGTGGCTACGGCGCTTACGCTTGCTTAA